From Halorientalis litorea:
TATCTGCGATTTCGGGATGCTGTCGGGGAACTTGTCGGCCCCCTTGAGTGCGTCGCCACAGGCGATGTGGCCCGCCTCCTGTTCGTCCTTGCGCTCGACGACGACGACGTCGAGCCCGGCGTTGGCGATTGTGGCCGCAGCGTAACACCCCGAGGTCCCGGCCCCCACGACGACCACGTCGTACGTCCGGGTTCCCCCACCGGCCGTCGCGCCGGTGGTGGACTCCTGTGTAGCCATGATGTCCACTCCTTACCGAACGGAGAAAACTCTTTACAAACGGTGTACCCCACCTGTGCAACCGCCACGCCGCGGTGACGTACGTCCGCCGCCGCGGACTCGCGTGGTCTCCCCCGTCACGGGGGTGGCACGGCTCGCCGACACGATGTTTACAATGTGGCGTATTCGGGCCGAAAAGAAGCGATTATAAACACCTGTTCGCCCATCTTCGTGCTGGTGTCTGAACTGGTATAAGGAATAATAGTACGTTTGACCAGTATTTTTATTGCAGGTGCTATGTTCAATCGGGGTATGCAGCAGACAGTGGACGCACGTCTTTCGGAACCGCCACGGCAACGGAGTGGCCGCGCCGCGGCCATCGACAGGCCGGCGACTGGGAGGCCCGAACCGACCGACAGCCCCGCCGTAGCGAGTCCACCCCCGTGAGTCCATGTCTGCACCGGAGCCGATACGGCGGAGCATCGAAGTCGAATACTGGGTCGTCGACGACTCCGGGCGACTCACCGGCGCGGACGGCCTCACCGAGGCTGGTCCGGGCGTCGAACGGGAGTTCGTCGAGCCACTGCTCGAAATCAAGACGGACCCCTGTGCGACCACCGATGTCCTGCGCGAGCAGTTACTCGACCGTATCCGCCGCGCCCTGCGACTGGCCGACGAGCGTGGCGAGCGTCTCGTCCCGCTGGCGACGCCGCTGGACTACGGCGACGTTCGGGACCGACCGAGCGAGCGGACCAACGTTCAGGACCGCGTCCTCGGTACCGACTTCGAGTACGTGCGCCACTGTGCCGGGACCCACATCCACGTCGAGCAACAGCCCGGGTGCGTGGTCGACCAGTACAACACGTTCGTGGCACTCGACCCCGCGCTGGCGTTGGTCAACTCCGCACCGCACTTCCGGGGCCGCCCCCTCGCAACCGGGGCGCGCTCGCAACTGTACCGGCGGCTGGCGTACGAGTGCCTGCCGGGGCAGGGGCAACTCTGGCCGTACCTCGACGCGCGCGAGGAATGGAACGCCCGCCTGCAAGACCGCTACGAGTCGTTCGTCGCGGCCGCCGCCGACGCCGGCGTCGACCGGGCGACCGTCGAGGACAACTTCGACCCCGAGAGTGCCGTCTGGACGCCCGTGCAGTTGCGCGACTCGTTCGGCACCGTCGAGTGGCGGTCGCCCGACACCGCGCTCCCGGGCGACGTACTCCGCCTCGCGGACCGGCTTGCCAGTGCCGTCGAAACCCTGCGGTCGGCCGACGTTCGCATCGAGGGCGACCGCGGGTCCTTTTCGGCCGAGGAGGTGGTTCTCCCGACGTTCGACGCGGTCCGCGAGTACGTCGACACCGCGATACAGGACGGCCTGTCGGCGACCGCGCTGGAGTCGTACCTCGACCGGATGGGCTTCGACGTGGCAGCCTACGAGCCGATTGCCCACCAACTGGAAGTCCAGAAGTCGGTCACGAGAGACGAGGCGCGCCGCCTCCGACTCGCGTACGCGGACCGACTCGAACACGCCGTCCGACGGACCAGCTATGCCGACTGACCGACGCCGTCCGCGGCAGTGGGGGCGATAGCGATGGACCGGCCACGCCTCGCCCTGCTGAACGCGGCCCACAAGGCGGCGGACACCCGGCGGAACTTCCGGCGGGAACTCGACGCCGACCTCGTGGAGTTCAACTGCCCCGAGGGCGAGGTACCCGAGACCTTCCAGTACGACGGTTTCGTCGTCACGGGGTCCAGCGCGTCGGTCTACTGGGAACGCGAGTGGATCGGCAACCTCAAGACGTGGGTCGGGGCCGCCGTCGAGGCGGGCATCCCCGGTCTCGGCGTGTGCTACGGGCACCAACTCCTCGCGGACATCCTCGGCGGCCGCGTCGAGGCGATGGGCGAGTACGAACTCGGCTACCGTACCGTCGAACAGGACGGTCGGAACCGCCTGCTCGACGGCATCGACGACGACTTTACCGTGTTCACGACCCACAGCGACCGCGTGGTCGAGGCTCCGCCCGGCGCGACGGTCTTCGCCCGGAACGAGTACGGCATCCACGGGTTCCGCAAGGGGCGCGTCTTCGCCGTCCAGTTCCACCCCGAGTACGACACGGACACCGCAGAGGCCGTGACACGCGGGAAAGACGAACTCCCGGACGAGCGGATTCAGCGCGTCCTCGACGGCATCACGGCCGAGAACTACGCGGCCGCCTGTGAGGTCAAGCAGTTGTTCGACAACTTCCTCGGGTTCGTCCGGACGGTCCAGGCCGAGCGGGCCACCCCCTGATACCCGTTGTAAAGAGTTTTGCCGAGGCCCCCGCAACCACCGGCCATGACAGACTACACGGTGGAGTTCGCTGGGACGGGGGAGACCATCACCGTCTCCGACACCGAGACCATCCTGCGCCGGTGTATCGACGAGGGCATCGCACAGGAGTACTCCTGTCGCGTCGGGATGTGTCTCGCCTGCTCGGCGGAGATTCTGGAGGGCGACGTAGTACAGCCCGCAGCGCACGGACTGACCGACGCCGAGAAAGAGCAGTACGCGCTCACCTGCATGGCCCGCCCCCAGTCCGACTTGGTGCTCGATAGGGGGTCGTACCCGCCGAGCATCGAGGACGA
This genomic window contains:
- a CDS encoding glutamate-cysteine ligase family protein gives rise to the protein MSAPEPIRRSIEVEYWVVDDSGRLTGADGLTEAGPGVEREFVEPLLEIKTDPCATTDVLREQLLDRIRRALRLADERGERLVPLATPLDYGDVRDRPSERTNVQDRVLGTDFEYVRHCAGTHIHVEQQPGCVVDQYNTFVALDPALALVNSAPHFRGRPLATGARSQLYRRLAYECLPGQGQLWPYLDAREEWNARLQDRYESFVAAAADAGVDRATVEDNFDPESAVWTPVQLRDSFGTVEWRSPDTALPGDVLRLADRLASAVETLRSADVRIEGDRGSFSAEEVVLPTFDAVREYVDTAIQDGLSATALESYLDRMGFDVAAYEPIAHQLEVQKSVTRDEARRLRLAYADRLEHAVRRTSYAD
- a CDS encoding type 1 glutamine amidotransferase codes for the protein MDRPRLALLNAAHKAADTRRNFRRELDADLVEFNCPEGEVPETFQYDGFVVTGSSASVYWEREWIGNLKTWVGAAVEAGIPGLGVCYGHQLLADILGGRVEAMGEYELGYRTVEQDGRNRLLDGIDDDFTVFTTHSDRVVEAPPGATVFARNEYGIHGFRKGRVFAVQFHPEYDTDTAEAVTRGKDELPDERIQRVLDGITAENYAAACEVKQLFDNFLGFVRTVQAERATP
- a CDS encoding 2Fe-2S iron-sulfur cluster-binding protein, with protein sequence MTDYTVEFAGTGETITVSDTETILRRCIDEGIAQEYSCRVGMCLACSAEILEGDVVQPAAHGLTDAEKEQYALTCMARPQSDLVLDRGSYPPSIEDDARDATAADD